The genome window ACTGAGGTTTACTCGACAATGTAACTTAATGATAATATAAGGCTTATTTGTTgttcatgttgattttttttcaggccGTCACTGCGATGCTCATCAAATGACTGGAAATTACATGTGGGACGAAGCCTCCGATAAGCAGTTTCTGATTGGGACCAATCCTGACAGTCGGTTGCCTCTGTGGTGGGATGGATCAGAGCCCCTATGGGTCACCCTGCAGAAACTGGGAAAGAAGGTTTACATGTACTACTGGCCTGGTGAGGACATACATTCTAAACCTGATTATTCAAATGAAGTTGTCTGTATGTATGGGTGgcattttgaaaaatgcaaGGGCAAACAGAGGGACTATTTTATAGCCTCTCTACACAGAAATCATTCCAGCAGCATTTTTCTGTTGTGCATCTCATTCATCTCATCTCATACAGAACAGCTGGCGACACAGGCCACGTCATTTCTTGTTCTTGCCCTATGTGTGGGTGATAGTAATGTGTTGGTCGCGAACGAGACGGTTCACCTCCATCAGCGAAccgttcttctttttttcttttctctttttttacttttctcgtTAGGAAAAGTACCTGTGGGTGCTATGGATGCTGACTACGGATGTCACATGCATGCTGTACGAACCAATCATGTGAAGTTTGACAAGGATCATACCACCAAGCAGGGAGGGGCGGGGGTGGCAGTGCTGAGACGGTGACAGGAGGAGGGGTAGACacgcagagaggagagagaggagtgaaGACGAGAGGAGTGTGGTGCAAAGATGAGTGAAAGACGAAAAAGAAGTAGCATTTGGATGCATTTTGACACTTGTGACACCATGAAAGCACAGTGTAGGATTTGTAAAGCGAAGCTCTCCTATCGAGCAAGGTCCACTCATAACTTAAAGGCATTTCAAAACTACATCCAACTGTTCAGTTGGAAGGAAAAAGGCAGGCCAGCATGCTTCTGCCACTACTCCACCTGTTGCTCCTGACATTAGAATGTCAATAGCTGcccttttttttcataactatgcttaggtttttataggcattttatatctgctttgtgtagcagagtggttcttcaagcaaGTTAAGAGAGTTACAAgtgattttacaactgtaaatgcaattgactacagcaatttattgaaatttaagtgatatatgtgtttAACTACAAAGGTTGCCGATTTAAATCCCAGAACTGACAGGGAAGAGCTGAtgtacccttgagcaaggcacctaactcCCCACTGCTCCCCGGgtacagtaatgtgctgcccactgctcctagcatggtgtgtgtgtgtgtgtgtgtgtgtgtgtgtgttcactggtgtgtaaaaaaagatgaGTTAAATGCAGAAGTTGAATTTacctgttgtgggactaataagggaacaTCCTATTTTTATACATCAAGTCAATTTCTCTAACACCTGTACTTTAAAACAGGTACCTttctgtgtccacaaaatttaatccaatcaagaattgttcagtccattcatctcacttcagtctttttatttgtccccaatgagagtcaaacccacagactgaccaacaaagtatacagttaaactgaactcaactgatatcaaacaggtatggacgacaacatctgcagcattttatcaaactttccttgacaaaatagcccaactttgcagcattatttccacaacttcccaacatgatatcctgacgcaggacgcctatagattccttagatcttctagtttcatatgataccagtgtctcaaatcaaaaatcaaaaatcaaaattactttatttatccctgaggggaaattcagttagtctggtagaatctctggaagaatgagacagcctgatggctgtaggagcgaaggatcttttgaatctctccatactgcaacagagagagagaggagccatccactgctgttttccaccacctccaccacctcctccagtgtgtccaacctggctccaaccacagaaccagctcttttgacagtcagcagactgcagcataaaacaacacactaccaccacagaatgataaaacatctgcatctccattatattcctaaaagtgagcccactatgACCtccgaaaaaaacaaaaaaggtgaaaatactgacggcgatactatgctgtatcgatttttccctaGCACTCATCATTGCACTACTCACCATAGCATTTATATAATCTTgatgtgtatttgtattttacattcaaactactactatttatatttacaccttttgcttctgtttttgctgcggtgacaagtgaatttctttgttgtgggatcaataaagtataatgTAATCTAATTAACAGTTGAATAGTTCTTTCCAAAGTCCACTCAGTGTTGTGATGTGCTGGACTATGACATTAGTTACTGTAGACACACATCAGCTCTGTTTAGACTGTTATGTTCTAAAATGGATAAACACATTTATGGTTTTGTATAGACTAATTTACTGTTTACCAACAGTGATGATGTATTTTGCGGGCAGAGCCTGACTGGTGGCAGGAAGTGACATTTAGCTAGTGGTCCCAGCGCTGCAAGCGGTACAGTTGTCAAAATCATATGAATGATtctgagaataataataatttttaatagtAGATTTAGCCCCTGTAGTGTGTTTTATGCTCATATGATTTGAATAGTTTGGATGACCCAATATCATCATGgttacatttctacattttattaatgaataacctgatacatttattaacaagcagtactgaatgggccctcgcagtaaagtactaataccacactgtgaaatgactccactccgctcattttaactacctaataaacttttaagtggtttaatttataaaaataggtaataattttaaatgtatcatgtttttcattttaaatcttgacctgaaaagtaactaacgctgtcagttaaatgtagaggagtagaaagtacaatatgtgcctcaaaatgtagtggagtagaagtataaagatacataaaatgtacataaaagtacctcaaaattgtacttgagtaaatgtacatagacacttttacagttttttatacAGTAGTTTAAGTGGTATAATTTACAGATGCTTACACCACATTAAAATGGTTCTCCACAGCCTAAAATGTGACCatgttacaataaaaaaaattagattgaTTTATAATCTTCAATCTTGTTACATTTCTCAGAGGAAAGATTATTAGCACTGGACCTCCAAGTCAGCCTCCTGAGCCCAGTTTAAAGTTGGGGTAGGAACTAACTTCCAGGCCTGTGTGCTATGACATGCATTGTTGACTGTCCTAACAGCTGTCTGCAAATAATGCAGTAATTTCACATACGTGTGTGTGggtatgttttgtgtgtcttcagGCTGTGAGGTGGAGATTCTGAGTGTCCGTCCAACATTCTGTGAGGAATATGTCTACAACCCATCAGAGAAAAACCTAACAGACTCCATATCAAATGCTCTCAATGTCCTGAGGTAACAACACAAAGGTGTCCTGTGATTCATGGCaaacttttcactttttacttcCACTTTTTTCAGTGACATTCATATTAATTCCACCCTACTACTTCTTGCTTGTTTTCACTTCTTCAACTTCTTCTGACACATTTAAACCGTCATTGCAGTGGCAATGTGTCAGCTTTTCAATTAACTTAATGATATTATTCCACATTTTCTATACACTATTGGTATTATGAACTTTTCATTACATTCATATTAATTCCACCCAATCCCACCTTTCCAGCTATTCCTTCtcagtggtgtaaaaagtattcagatcctttacttgagtaaaagtactaataccatactgtgaaatgactccactacaattaaaagtcttgaattcaaaacttacttgagtaaaagtacaaaagtatcagcatcaaaatgtagttaaagtatcaaaagtaaaagtactcgttctgcagaatggacccactcaggttgttttatatattccaaatatattattagattatttttatgattgatgcatttgtgaaagcagcattttaatctTCTtaagtagggctcattttaacgacATAATATACTGCTATtaggtttcattaaaaaaatgggtaatcactttatattgatcatggtttttttaatgttaaatttcgacctgaaaagtaactaacgctgtcaggtaaatgtagtggagtaaaaagtacaatatttgcctcaaaatgtagtggagtagaagtatacagttacacaaaatggaaatactcaggtaaagtacaagtagctcaaaattatactgaagtacagtacttgagtaaatgtacttagttactttccaccactattCCTTCTACTTCAGCTTCTACTGATATGTTCTGATGTTGTAGGACTCtctttcctccatccatccctccctccctctctcccctgtCCTGTCCAGTGTGTCAGCTCATCCAGATGTTCACCACACAAGAGTGGACCTGTTACATATGAACCAAAATTTCATCAGACTCTATTTTTGTTGACATGTGAAATGGTTTTAGCCCATTCTAATTTTACAACTGGGGAGTTGTTAccctaaaagaaaaacaaagaaagaaagataagcTTAAGCAGATCTGCCCAAACGAattaaaagataagataagatgttcctttattgatccccatggGGGAAATTTGAGTGTATCAGTGGCTCAGGTAAAGAGTAAAACAggttaagataataaaaaaataaaatagaatagaatgaaaaaaagaactataagACAGCAACAagcaacaaagacacaacatcCACACGTACAAAAACTAGCGCAACTACTACAAAaatatacactatatatacaTCTGTGCATTCACAAAatatacattgtgtgtgtgtgtgtgtgtgtgtgtgtgtatatacagtcatggaaaaaaatattagaccatccttgttttctttagttaatcgtttattttaatgcctggtacaactaatggtTAATttgttggacaaatatgatgataacaaaagaaaaatagctGTTAACAGTTTAACCTTAGAGCtgatctagacattttccatggttttctatataataaccaaaatcattatcaagaaaaaacattgaaaatgtctagttatcagctcttaaatcaaactctgaTCAGctaattgtgttgttatcattatatttgtccaaacaaatgggccttaagttgtaccaggcaataaaatgaacaagaaattgaagaaaaaagggtgatgactgtatatatatatatatatatatatatatatatatatgtatatgtatatatgtacacacacacacacatgtatatatatatattcagtcatcacccttttttcttcttcttgtgtgtgtgtttgtgtgtgtgtgtgtgtgtgtgtgtgtgtgtgtgtgtgtgtgtgtgtgtgtgtgtgtgtgtgtaggtcagGCCAAGCAAGCATGGCAGCAATATATTATGAGAAAATAGATGTGGAGGGCCATCACTTCGGTCCAGACTCTCATCAGGTCAGAACAGCTGTGCGACAACTGGATCTGGCTATGCAGACGCtcaacaacaaaatcaaagtTAGTAATATCATTACTGTTGTTACACTTAGAGCTGGTGCTGCTTTTCCTGTGATGAAGTTTGTTTTTCAACTGGTTCTTTTTGCTTGTGATACTTTTGCAGGAGAAAAACATGGTGAACCAGCTGAACATTATGCTATTTTCAGACCATGGTATGACAAAACTCCAGTGGATGGAGAAGGTCATAGAGCTGGACAAGTATATCAACATGTCAGCCATTGTCAAAATGATGGACAGAGGACCAGTAGTCAGTCTGTGGCCCAAAGACAACAAGTATCAAGAGGTGAGGCCAGAATCTCTATTCTCTGCTCTTCCatgatatatataatttgtaagAAGGGGAAGAAAGGggattgtgtgtatgtttgtgtaaatgagagagacggagaaagaAGTAaaatcaagtcaattttatttatatagcccagaatcacaaatcacagatttgcctcaaaggtaAAAATGGTACAACTCTCTCTCCTTAGACCCTTGCAtcagccagggaaaaactcctctaaaaaccttttagcaggggaaaaagaagaagaaacctcagggagagacagagcagagatccatctcccaggacggacagacgtgcaatagaatAGAAagccgactgacagctgatccagctgtgatccgccATCATTAGAAACGGACATTGCTTCCctgcgtctctccatgcatccctggtgggcgggactaagacaCAAATGAACGACAAGTGAGGAAAGCGGGGATACAGAACAGGGAAAACAAGAAAAGCCAGTGACTGACCATCCAGAAACTTAAAAATAAGCGCTAAGCAGCATAACTTCCGGGGCACAGAAACCATTCACTATCCTTAACCGCTGGAGCCGATCCCGgatgacattgggcgagaggcagggtacactcTGGACATATAgatacagacaatcacactcccATTCACACCAAttaaagtgcatgtttttggactgtgggaggaagccggagtactcggtgagaacccacgctgacaccgGGAGAATGGGCAAAGTCCACacaggcgaaccggcgaccctcttgctgtgaggcccGTACGGAAACCAGAgagaataaaatatcaaaattgtCGAACCACCAACTTTCCAACAGTAGGCggccactctaccaactgaaccaCAGCCACCCCAAAGATGTACATCTGTTTCTTGTTGACCGGCAACCTGTTTTAGCCTTAGTAGCTGGCCAAAAGGCTTCTactttttttattcctgtctTTCCTTTTCAATTTGATCAGAAAAGCTGCAAGATATTGATGATGATTTCCAAAGAAGACTGTGCGTTTTTCTAAACGGTGTTGCTGTCATGGCGTGGCAAATTTCGATGGCTCGCCATAAAACAGGAAGTTGCCCTAACTTCAGTGTGCATTGTCCAATCGGCCCGAAATTTCTCAGCAACCACATATCAATACCTGGTGTAACCTGGTTCCTGTTGGTTCCCCCGACATGTGCAAAGATGCAAGGACCCTTTCATTGCTGCTTACaactttaatatgaatttatagcTGGTCACACATTTCTCCATGCAGCTGTCTGACCAACCAGCTCGAAACACAAGTTAGTGAAGCTACTTTTTGTAGTAGGATACCTAAAGACTTTCAGATAAGACCAGTTATTATAATGATTCCATTAAcactgtgtgtatctgtgtgttatGCCAGGTGTATGCCACATTGTCCCAGGTCCCTAACATGCGAGTCTATGCCAGACGGGACATCCCTGAACGTTTCCATTTCAAAGGAGGGAAGTTTGTCTCTCCACTGACGCTGTTGGCTGATCCAGGCTGGTTTATCACCGAGGTAACAGATGTTTTACTTGTATCAGCACATTCACTTGGACAAAGTCTACTTCTCTCTACCGGCTGATCTTTTAAAGCAGAGCAACTCTAAAATATGAGTGGACATCATTGTCTGTTCATCGTTCTCTGTGTTTGTGATGGAAGCAACTATACTTCGGATAGGaacattttaaccatttattgcaACAGAATGCTCTCTAGGTTGACCAAGCAGCATGCTAAGT of Centropristis striata isolate RG_2023a ecotype Rhode Island chromosome 12, C.striata_1.0, whole genome shotgun sequence contains these proteins:
- the enpp6 gene encoding glycerophosphocholine cholinephosphodiesterase ENPP6, giving the protein MSPRRTAALFPPLLLLLLSGAGQGLAARPLLLFLIDGFRYDYMDDLHALPGFRQLVGNGVKVDYMTPEFPSLSYPNYYSLMTGRHCDAHQMTGNYMWDEASDKQFLIGTNPDSRLPLWWDGSEPLWVTLQKLGKKVYMYYWPGCEVEILSVRPTFCEEYVYNPSEKNLTDSISNALNVLRSGQASMAAIYYEKIDVEGHHFGPDSHQVRTAVRQLDLAMQTLNNKIKEKNMVNQLNIMLFSDHGMTKLQWMEKVIELDKYINMSAIVKMMDRGPVVSLWPKDNKYQEVYATLSQVPNMRVYARRDIPERFHFKGGKFVSPLTLLADPGWFITENKASLPYWKNDSGEPSAWQNGWHGYDNEFLDMRGFFLATGPDFKHNVRTAPIRAVDIYNIMCWTLGVKPLPNNGSWSRVEYFLNGSEGPSQPSTIFCCVGLLGILLALWD